Proteins from one Prevotella sp. E2-28 genomic window:
- a CDS encoding DUF3089 domain-containing protein: protein MNTNDINYYRMKMILEASAKVFLLGICAFSLTNCFNGHVRKAQDANASVSYIPEAPDYDDSIMWITADGDQHGTGADVFYVVSTWEEDWMTADSIVCHYADVWNPKHRERMAIEMNKAAGYMSPGNRFYAPFYRHTTIDAFMMESEDSALNRARMAMDDVCTAFDHFQAQRDKSRPLIIAGFSQGGMAVVNLLKHMSDEDYGELAAAYVLGYKVTPEDTLQTKHIKAAQGADDTGVTICYNTVKDVKYINSIIAASCIGINPVNWRTDATPATLHDTITVTLEPERHVLVVTGYSGSEYHAYKNFINVGDIHSCEPWLYSECIKKNMALRAKAWRMRN, encoded by the coding sequence ATGAATACAAATGATATAAACTACTACAGGATGAAAATGATTCTTGAAGCTTCAGCAAAAGTCTTCCTCTTAGGGATTTGTGCTTTTAGCCTGACGAATTGTTTTAACGGTCATGTAAGAAAAGCTCAGGATGCTAATGCCTCTGTATCGTATATTCCTGAGGCTCCAGATTATGATGACTCTATCATGTGGATTACGGCAGATGGCGACCAGCACGGAACGGGAGCCGATGTGTTTTATGTAGTGTCAACATGGGAAGAGGATTGGATGACGGCTGATAGTATCGTTTGTCACTATGCTGACGTATGGAATCCAAAGCATCGTGAGCGCATGGCTATTGAAATGAATAAGGCTGCTGGTTATATGTCTCCAGGTAACCGATTCTATGCACCTTTCTACCGTCATACAACGATTGATGCGTTTATGATGGAGAGTGAGGATAGTGCGTTGAATCGTGCCCGCATGGCTATGGATGATGTCTGTACGGCTTTCGATCACTTCCAGGCTCAGCGCGATAAAAGTCGTCCGCTGATTATTGCAGGTTTCAGTCAAGGCGGCATGGCGGTGGTGAACTTGCTGAAGCACATGAGTGACGAGGACTACGGAGAGTTGGCTGCAGCTTACGTACTGGGTTATAAGGTAACGCCTGAGGATACGTTGCAAACAAAACATATCAAGGCTGCGCAAGGGGCTGACGATACGGGCGTGACTATCTGTTATAATACGGTGAAAGACGTGAAGTACATCAATTCCATTATTGCTGCCTCATGTATAGGCATCAATCCTGTGAACTGGCGTACGGATGCCACGCCTGCTACACTCCATGATACGATTACCGTCACATTAGAACCTGAGCGTCACGTTCTCGTGGTCACAGGCTATAGTGGTTCGGAGTATCATGCCTATAAGAATTTTATCAATGTAGGCGATATCCATAGTTGTGAGCCTTGGCTCTATAGTGAGTGCATAAAGAAGAACATGGCTCTTAGGGCTAAAGCATGGCGTATGAGGAATTGA
- a CDS encoding mannitol dehydrogenase family protein codes for MKLNDIFSGNFNAAEWEAKGYELPKFDIKAVREKTAKEPTWVHFGGGNIFRAFPAAILNDALNTGKYDRGVIVAETFDFEVIDKAYAPYNNLSLCVNLCSDGSIEKKVIASVTEALKADPQFADWNRLVEIFKKPSLQMISFTITEKGYTYNEADLARGLKPLFAMGKVCALLLERFNAGQLPLTVQSMDNCSHNGDKVKAGVFAYAERWVNDGLAPAAFLDYLKDEKKVTFPWSMIDKITPRPHEKVKELLAADGFEDNNYIETEKHTFTAPFVNAEEVQYLVIEDNYTNGRPPLDLGGALYTTRETVDKVETMKVTTCLNPLHTAMSIYGCMLDYTLISAEMADEDLRAFIQKIGYMEAMPVVVDPGVLNPYEFIGAVINRRLPNPFMPDAPQRIACDTSQKLPIRFGETLKKYVARGLDKSNLVLIPLTLAGYARYLKGLKDDLTTFEPSPDPMLAELQAIVAPLEIGKPDQDWSCLKTLYSRKDVFGLDLYEAGLGEQIEGMVKELYAGAGAVRKTLHKYVSAR; via the coding sequence ATGAAACTGAACGATATTTTCTCTGGCAATTTCAATGCTGCAGAATGGGAAGCTAAAGGCTATGAGCTTCCTAAGTTTGACATCAAGGCCGTACGTGAAAAAACGGCTAAGGAACCTACATGGGTACATTTCGGTGGCGGAAACATTTTCCGCGCTTTCCCCGCTGCCATCCTGAACGATGCACTGAACACGGGCAAGTATGACCGAGGCGTGATTGTGGCTGAAACCTTCGACTTCGAGGTTATCGACAAGGCCTACGCACCTTACAATAACCTGTCGCTCTGCGTGAATCTTTGCTCTGACGGATCTATCGAGAAGAAGGTGATTGCCAGCGTTACGGAGGCTCTGAAGGCCGACCCACAGTTTGCCGACTGGAACCGATTGGTAGAGATTTTCAAGAAGCCCTCACTCCAGATGATTTCATTTACCATCACGGAGAAGGGATACACCTATAACGAGGCCGACCTGGCCCGCGGACTCAAGCCCCTGTTTGCTATGGGTAAGGTCTGCGCCCTGCTGCTGGAGCGTTTCAACGCAGGACAGCTGCCCCTCACCGTGCAGTCAATGGACAACTGCTCGCATAATGGCGACAAGGTAAAGGCTGGCGTCTTTGCATACGCAGAGCGCTGGGTGAACGACGGACTGGCTCCCGCTGCCTTCCTCGACTACCTGAAGGACGAGAAGAAGGTGACCTTCCCATGGTCAATGATTGACAAGATTACACCGCGTCCGCACGAGAAGGTGAAGGAGCTGTTGGCTGCCGACGGCTTCGAGGACAACAACTATATCGAGACAGAGAAGCACACCTTTACTGCTCCCTTCGTGAATGCTGAGGAGGTGCAGTACCTGGTCATCGAGGACAACTACACCAATGGTCGTCCCCCACTCGACCTGGGCGGCGCTCTCTATACCACCCGCGAGACGGTGGACAAGGTGGAGACAATGAAGGTGACCACCTGCCTGAACCCGCTGCACACCGCTATGAGTATCTATGGTTGCATGTTGGACTACACGCTTATCTCTGCCGAGATGGCCGATGAAGACCTGCGCGCCTTTATCCAGAAGATTGGCTATATGGAGGCTATGCCCGTGGTGGTTGACCCAGGCGTACTGAACCCCTACGAGTTCATCGGTGCCGTTATCAACCGCCGTCTGCCAAACCCCTTCATGCCCGATGCACCCCAGCGTATTGCCTGCGACACCTCGCAGAAGTTGCCTATCCGCTTTGGTGAGACGCTGAAGAAATACGTGGCTCGCGGTCTCGACAAGAGCAACCTCGTGCTGATTCCCCTCACACTGGCCGGCTACGCCCGCTACCTGAAGGGCCTGAAGGACGACCTGACCACCTTTGAGCCCTCACCCGATCCTATGCTGGCTGAGTTGCAGGCTATCGTAGCCCCACTGGAAATCGGCAAGCCCGATCAGGACTGGAGCTGCCTGAAGACCCTCTACAGTCGTAAGGACGTGTTCGGTCTGGACCTCTACGAGGCCGGTTTGGGCGAACAGATTGAAGGAATGGTAAAGGAACTGTATGCCGGTGCAGGTGCCGTTCGTAAGACACTGCACAAGTACGTATCAGCAAGATAA